From the Cherax quadricarinatus isolate ZL_2023a chromosome 34, ASM3850222v1, whole genome shotgun sequence genome, one window contains:
- the LOC128705967 gene encoding sodium/calcium exchanger Calx-like has protein sequence MVWLFIGVSIIADRFMGSIEMITSQEKEVTVKKPNGETQIIVVQVWNETVANLTLMALGSSAPEILLSVVEMFATNFEAGDLGPGTIVGSAAFNLFVIIGICVYVIPDGEVRHIKHLRVFFVTAFFSIFAYIWLYLILAEISYGIVEFWEAFLTFLFFPITVVLAYIADRRLLFYKYMTKEYRMGKRGVIIEVEGADVELGKKDEGGPLYDENVDESVREFEEHRKEYMAVIRELRQKHPNIAMENLESMAREEIINRGPKSRAFYRIQATRKLTGGGNIMKKAREEVKVGKDDEGLDKKDEDIIRIFFDPGHYTVMENVGTFEATVVREGGDLNTTVLVDYKTEDGTANAGGDYVAAEGTLVFLPGETQKNFNLEVIDDEVFEEDEHFYVRLSNMRLGSPDGTAVTHAINGAAGQPKEPVKMELAAPYVATIMILDDDHGGIFNVSEKDVEIVETIGTYELKIVRWSGARGRVTVPYKTEDGTAKAGKDYEATEGELVFENNETE, from the coding sequence ATGGTGTGGCTTTTTATTGGTGTGTCCATCATAGCTGATCGTTTCATGGGTTCCATTGAAATGATCACTTCACAAGAGAAGGAAGTTACCGTGAAAAAACCAAATGGTGAGACGCAGATCATCGTAGTACAAGTATGGAACGAAACTGTAGCCAACCTCACCCTCATGGCTCTGGGTTCCTCGGCTCCCGAAATTTTGCTGTCTGTTGTTGAAATGTTTGCCACAAACTTCGAAGCTGGAGACCTCGGTCCCGGAACCATTGTCGGTTCCGCTGCTTTTAATCTGTTTGTCATCATCGGTATTTGCGTTTATGTAATTcctgatggagaggtgagacaCATCAAGCATCTTCGAGTGTTCTTCGTTACAGCCTTCTTCTCCATATTTGCTTATATCTGGCTATATTTAATTCTTGCTGAAATCTCATACGGTATTGTGGAGTTCTGGGAAGCTTTTCTGACTTTCCTTTTCTTCCCCATTACCGTTGTTCTTGCCTATATCGCTGATCGTCGTCTTCTGTTCTACAAATATATGACAAAAGAATACCGTATGGGAAAGCGTGGAGTTATTATCGAAGTAGAAGGCGCTGATGTCGAGTTAGGCAAGAAGGATGAAGGAGGGCCACTGTATGACGAAAATGTGGACGAGTCTGTTAGGGAATTTGAGGAACATCGAAAAGAATATATGGCAGTCATCCGTGAGCTTCGTCAAAAACATCCTAACATCGCCATGGAAAACCTAGAATCTATGGCCCGCGAGGAAATTATTAACCGAGGTCCCAAGTCTCGCGCCTTCTACCGTATTCAGGCCACAAGGAAGCTGACCGGCGGAGGTAACATCATGAAGAAAGCAAGGGAGGAAGTTAAGGTGGGTAAAGATGATGAAGGACTAGACAAGAAAGACGAAGACATTATCCGCATTTTCTTCGATCCTGGCCATTACACTGTAATGGAAAACGTGGGTACCTTCGAAGCAACAGTTGTCCGAGAAGGAGGAGACCTCAATACCACCGTTCTTGTTGACTACAAAACTGAAGATGGCACTGCAAACGCTGGTGGCGATTACGTGGCTGCCGAAGGCACTCTGGTATTCCTGCCTGGCGAAACCCAGAAGAACTTTAATCTTGAAGTTATTGACGACGAAGTCTTCGAGGAGGATGAACACTTCTACGTTCGACTCTCCAACATGCGCCTGGGTTCTCCTGACGGTACTGCTGTGACCCACGCCATCAATGGTGCTGCTGGCCAACCCAAAGAACCCGTCAAGATGGAACTGGCAGCTCCATATGTTGCTACTATTATGATCCTCGACGATGATCACGGTGGCATCTTCAACGTCAGCGAGAAAGACGTAGAAATTGTGGAGACCATTGGCACATACGAACTGAAGATTGTGCGTTGGTCTGGTGCCCGAGGCCGAGTAACTGTGCCTTACAAGACTGAGGACGGTACAGCCAAGGCCGGAAAGGACTACGAGGCAACGGAAGGCGAACTTGTCTTTGAAAACAACGAAACTGAGTAA